The sequence TTCCCCTTAAATTTCTTTTTGTTGAGGCATagcattttaatatattatattttaaatatattggtTTGCAGTGAAAAGAGAGTTGAGAGGAAGAGAAATATTTTAATTCTCTTAACTTTTCCACAAAAGAGAAGAGTAATTTAATATTGAAGGAAGATGTTTTTTGgttgaaatttttaattatttaattaatttggaGTTGTTTGAGTTATACAATATTTCCAGTTATTGTATACTGGAGGAAGATAAGTCAGGAGTTATAGTGCTGAATCAATGAAAATTATACCATAGTGGACTTCAATATGTTTAAAGCATCAAAATATCTGCGCTTCAACATGAATGTTTGTTTATTCatttgttttgttctttttatttccAACTATAATTTATGATATGTTCAACTATTTTTCATAAACTTAAACCAAATCATTTAtcattgaatttttaaaaaattgatcacACCTACAAGAAACTATCCATATGTgtaattgatttgatttgataattaaaattaaattttaaccaAAACGGTATACACCCCTAGATGTAGTGGTGAATTAGATCATTTGTGAACATATAATGCATGAAAGAACGattccataaaaaaataaaatatgaaatatttttataGAAAGATCTAATTATATATTACTATGTTAGCCAGAAACTAGTAACCATGGCCTCAAAAACAACTTATATAGCACCAAAGTTCTCAAATAGTAAGTGGCGGATCCAGGATCCGGACTCTTTGGGTGCCAAGTAAACTTAACAACGAATGCGGAGGGAGGTGGTCGGCGAGACTGAGGCCGTGATCTTTGATGGCGACGTTAAAAAATCGAACGATAACGGCAGTAAATATCAAAAAAGCAGGGAGTGATGATGATTTGGGAATTGAGATTTCAGAGAAATAGGAATATTGTTAATTTGAGGAAAGAGAATGAAACTatacactttttttaaaaaaaaaattataactatgaatatttgaaaaataaaataaaaaatcaatataattattaattaatatttttttaaaaaatgataattttaaaacTTCAATCTCAATAATTCATATACTCAAATATGTGGAATTGATAGATATTACAAGAGTATCTCTTTGGAATCGTGGTGTGATCTCTTGTGTAAATATCAACGAAAACTCATGGATCTTCTTATCTTCATAGTTAACTTTAAATTTCTTCTAGTCGTAAAGTCCTTGTCCTTCCACGTCTATCGTGAAATTTCCATATCCACTAGTAGTTCTCATCTCCTTAGCCATGTCATCTTTCGTTATCTTCACGGGCGAACTATTAAAAGTCACGTGCAGTAACGTGTGATTTTCTGCTGATGATAAAGACCTAACGTGTTCGTTCAGAGAATATTTTCTTTATAAGAAACTTTAACGACCACATTCTTCCGCTCTTCCACTCGACTTCACAGAGAATGAGATTTTGAACGACGAAATTGACAGTTTAAGTTTTGAACAGAAAGGAATGTATAATAAATACGAATGGATAGTGAAATATCAATGTTAAAAGTTGTAATTGCTTCAACCGAAGATTGGGGTTGTTCTGCCTTAATTGAAGTTGTCATAACCCAAAACATGAAACATTATTAATTCATACTCTATAAGTCTTaacatatataattaaaaaaaaaaaagaaggggggAGGAGGGGGCTGCCAACTGATTAATTAGCCTGGCTTCACTAAAATTAAGGGGAAAAAAGAGGTCCGCCAGTGGAGGTCGAACCTGTGACCTGAGGGAACCAAAATGTGACACTCTACCACTCATGCTAGACAGCACTTCAGAGATGTGAGTGACATGTTTATTATTTGACTATATCcgtctctatatatatgtataaagaGAGCTTCCGTCGAAGTTTGCGGGTAGCGTGGCACCCTCACCGTTTTTAATAGATCCGCCCTTGCAAATAGTACTGCACTAACAAGAACAAGGGGACAATGTCAACGGATTCTACAAAGCAAATCGACTTCTTATTAATGGCAAAAACAAGAAGGGTTTTCCATTTTTCCTACAAGATTTCATGCATCAAGCAAAATCCAATTgatatttcattttcattttccacTTGAGTGACATTTTGTTAAAATACTGTTTGTTTCGTTCTTGATAGCAGAATCAATAACAATCATACAAAGATATTTTGACATACATACATGTTCTAAACAACATAGGGTTTATCGACGAACATTTATTCGTTTCGCtcataattttatatattgaatcGAGAGTTCTTAAAAAACAATATCTCTAAATCACTTATAAGATTATACTATTAGATATGCTATTATGATCGCTCAAAATTTTCTAGTAAAAGTTATTATAGAATCCCGTTCTTCATTAAGGTAGTCTTTAGCGgtatattttcaaatatttttgataagttatttTGAGTgaagtttaaaattttaaaaatttctgaataataaaattatactATCTAGAAACTTCTTAGGATATTTATGACCAAACGGGTCCTTAACTCGTTAAAGTgtcgaataaataaaaaataaaaattcaacaatATCCAATCACATTTCCAGCTTTTCGCACTCTCTAGAAGAAGGGGGTAAAAATAACATTAACTTTCCTACATTATCGTGGGAACACAAGCAAAAGTCAAAGTAGCATTGAAGCATTCTTGGCAAACAAGACAAGAATTGGGTGGCGAGATCTCGAACCAGTCCCCTATAAACCTCACCTCAACACAAAGCAAAGTATCATTCAATCCCTAAAAACTCCCATTTCTCTCTCAGAAAGATCAAGAAGCCATGGCTGGAGTTGAATTGCTCCCTAGAGAATATGGATACGTTGTTCTTGCTCTTGTCGTTTATTGTTTCCTCAACTTCTGGATGTCCTTTCAAGTCGGCAAAGCCCGCAAAAAGTACCTCGTTTTTCACTTCTATTTGTCTAAATCTCTCTGCATTTCTTggtttttccttattttacacAACCCCTTTTCTGATTTTTGTGATTTGGAGATAAAGAttcgttttttttttctattatggCAAGCCCCTTTTGTGATTTGaagataacttttttttttgttgttgttggattATGCCAAACCCCTCTTGTGATTTGAAGCTAAAGATTCGTTTTTTATTTCGAATTATGGCAGAACCCTTTTGGGATTTTAGCGTAGAGATGTAATGATAATAATGGAAATCTTAACAGGTACAAGGTGACTTATCCAACAATGTATGCTATTGAATCTGAAAATAAGGATGCTAAGTTCTTTAACTGCGTTCAGGTATGCTATCTTCTTTATAGAGAAACAAGTAGTATTTGTGTTAATTTTCTACACGTGCTTTTGATGTTGTTTGGTAAATTAGGAAATGCTATGGATTTATTGGTGTGTTGATTGCAGAGAGGTCATCAGAACTCAATAGAAGCTATGCCAATGTttttcatgttgatgattgttggagGGATTAGGCACCCATTGATTTGTTCATCTCTTGGAGCTGTTTATATTGTGTCTCGCTATTTCTACTTCACTGGCTATTCCACTGGCGATCCCCAAAATCGTCTTAAAATTGGGTTAGTCTCTCTTCTTTTTAGAATCATTTCTTGTTTTTGAATCACCTATTTTCATTTAGGTTGAATTTAACTAACATGTTCAGTATCCAAATAGTATTTCAAAGTAAGAAAGAACAATGCTCTCTCTCTATGTGTGTGCGTGTTACCTTTTTGACCTTTGACAGAGTGAAGTGAGTCTTTCACTTGTTCTTAGGTCTAATGCTCAGACTAGAAacatatttattgaattattttgaTCTTTGTTATGCTGGCGAGGtagaattattttgaattttttatcatttaGGTTGAATATAACTATAACATGTTCAGTATCCAAATATTTCAAAGTAAGAAAGAACAATGATGTGTGTGTGTACCTTTTGACCTTTGACAAAATGGAGTCCTTTACTTTTTGATCTTTGTTATGCTGGCGGGTAGAATTTACATGGGTGTTCACACCAAGTCAATGAATGAAAGTTAAAAGTGTCTTTTGTAGGTATGTTTATCACTTTCATAGTTAATTTTTAACTGTTACAAGCCGTTTACTTCAAAAGATTAGGTGGGTTATCCTTATATAAATTTATCCCGTGCTTGGTTGGAGGTGTTCCATATTGAAGGTGGAGGATGGATTATCCAAGTTATAATCTTGGTTATTATAAACCTGGGAAATCGTCGTTTTGAATTAAATGACCCCTT comes from Capsicum annuum cultivar UCD-10X-F1 chromosome 2, UCD10Xv1.1, whole genome shotgun sequence and encodes:
- the LOC107859660 gene encoding microsomal glutathione S-transferase 3, whose protein sequence is MAGVELLPREYGYVVLALVVYCFLNFWMSFQVGKARKKYKVTYPTMYAIESENKDAKFFNCVQRGHQNSIEAMPMFFMLMIVGGIRHPLICSSLGAVYIVSRYFYFTGYSTGDPQNRLKIGGFNFLAIMGLMICSISCGVNFLM